CATAATATTTTCCTTCAAGATCCTTTCGCTTGGATAGCTTAAGATTAAATGCTTTAATGATAAAATCAATATCTTTTGAGCCTGCCCATGCATCATATTCAACAAGCCATATTGAGCTTAATATGCTGTATGGCTATTCCCCTCTCGCATAGCTGTGAACCTACTGCCTTGGATTGGGACAAGCTCTATGCCGATTACGATCTCAATCATGATCAAATGATTGATCAAAATGAATGGAAACAACTGATTCACTTAAAAGACCAACCCGTTTCTTGGCAGAAAAAAGCTTTCGCAATTGACCCCAACCGAATGAAAATTTTTAAAGCACTCGATCAAGATCATAATGGTTTA
The DNA window shown above is from Acinetobacter colistiniresistens and carries:
- a CDS encoding EF-hand domain-containing protein; the encoded protein is MHHIQQAILSLICCMAIPLSHSCEPTALDWDKLYADYDLNHDQMIDQNEWKQLIHLKDQPVSWQKKAFAIDPNRMKIFKALDQDHNGLIDQQEINNIYGYFINPCLGWGSTWGK